In the genome of Planctomyces sp. SH-PL62, the window GCGGCGTGAGCCTCGAGCGCGGCGTCCCGATCGCTGAGATCCACGATTACATCAAGGAGCCCGACAACGTCGTCTGGTTGGACGTGAAGGACCCGGGGCCGTCGGAATTGGCCATGCTGATCGACGAGTTCGGCCTCCACCCTGTTGGGCTGGAGGCCGAGTCCCTGGGCCGACGACGTCCGAAGGTGGACGAGTTCAAAGGATACGCACTGCTGATCACCTGCGTGGCCGTGCCTGGGGACGATCCCAAGGTACTTCGGACCACCGAACTGGACCTGTGTCTCGGCCGGAATTTCGTGGTCTCCATCCACCGTGGCCGCGTCCCCGCCCTGGAGGAGGCGATGGCCCGCTGGATGCACGGCGGACCGAGGCTGCGCGAGGGGGTGGGCTTTCTTGTATTCGCGGTGATGGACGCCCTGGTCGCTTCCTTCGCCTCATTCCTGGCCGGCATCGAAGAGGACGTCGAAGAGATGGAGATCGCCGTATTCACCCGGTCGGACGAGGAGAGCGTGAGGACCCTGCTCCAGCTCAAGCGGAACCTCGCCGCGTTGCGACACGAACTCCAGTCTCTCCGGACGATCTTCGAGGTCTTGCTCCGTCGCGATCATCCGTTCTTCCCGGAGGGGGCGGAGGTGTATCTCCGGGACGTCTACGACCACCTTCTACGGATGCTCGACGTGCTGGAGGCCGGCCGCGAGAGGGCGGACGCCGCGATGGACGCAACGCTGGCCATCGGCTCCCACCGCCTGAACAAGACGATGAAGTCGCTGTCGCTCATCACCGTGGCGATGGCGGTCATCGGCTCGGTGTTCGGCGCCTACGGGATGAATTTCGAGGAGATGCCCCTCGCCAGGGCGCCGTGGGGCTTCTGGTTCGTCGCCGCGGGTACCATCGTCCTGGTCACGACGCCCTTGCTGATCGGGTGGTGGCGGAGGTGGTGGTGAGCGATGAGGTCGCGGAGCCATGGCCGCGTAAAGGGCCGGGCAGGCACCCTGCAGGGCCATTTTTACATCCTGAGAGGGGACTTTCATGCATGTCCTAATCGCGGATGATGACCCCGTCTCGAGGCGGCTGTTGCAGAGCTATCTGCAGAAATGGGGATACGAGGTGACGGCGGCGAAGGACGGGGCCGAGGCGTGGAACCTCTTCGTCGGCGGCAACTACCCGATGATCATCACCGACTGGATGATGCCGGAACTGGACGGGGCGGCGCTAATCCGACGAGTCCGATCGGCCGATCGGCCCAGCTATGTGTACACGATGCTCGTCACTGCGAAATCCGAGAAGGAAGACCTGGTCGAAGGCATGGAAGCCGGAGCCGACGACTTCCTGACCAAGCCGTTCGATCGGGACGAGCTCCGGGTCCGGTTGCGTGCCGGAGAAAGGATCATCCGCCTGGAGGAAGACGTGCGTGAAGCCAAGGTGGCGTTGATAGAGACGGAAAAACTCGCGAGCCTAGGCCGCCTCGCGGCGGGGGTGGCCCACGAGATGAACAACCCGCTCGCCTTCGTCGTCAACAACCTGGCGGTCCTCCGCCGCGACGTCCTGGACGCCATGCGTGTGCTGGATAAATACCGGGAATGGCAAAGCTCCCTGGCGCGGGCGGAGCCGGAACTCGCCGCCGAGGCGGCCCGCCTGGAGGAGGAGATCGATCTGCCTTACCTCCAGGGGAATCTCCCCCAACTCTTCGAGAGTTCAGCCGAGGGCCTGAGACGCGTCCGCGCGATCGTTCAGAATCTGCGCGACTTCGCCCGCCTGGATGAGGCGGAATTCAAGCAAGTCGACGTGAACGCCGCCCTCCGATCCACCCTGGAAGCCCTCCGTCACGAGATCTACAAGAAAGCGGTCCGCGTGGAAACCGCCTTTCAAGAGTTGCAGCCGATGTTGTGCCACGCCGGCAAGATCAATCAGACATTCTTGAATATTCTGCTCAACGCCATTCAGGCCTCCGAGCGCGAGGGGCTGGTCGAGGTCCGTACCCGGCCCGACGGGGGGGCTGCCGTGCTGGTGGAGATCGAAGACCACGGCACTGGGATCCGCCCCGAGGACCTGCCGCACATCTTCGAGCCCTTCTTCACCACGAAGCCGGTGGGCGCCGGCACTGGCCTGGGGCTCTCAGTCAGCTACGGAATCGTCAAGGACCAGGGCGGTACGATCGAAGTCGAGAGCGACGTAGGCCGTGGCAGCCTCTTCCGCGTCCGGCTCCCTCTCCATCCTCCGCAGGCAGACGCCGGCTCGGGGTCGATGACCGTGCAATGAGCCAGTCCGGCGAGCCGATCCTAGGATGACGATAAGATGGCAGGGTGGTGAGCTCACGAAGACCCACAGGCAATAGACAGAATACTTTGTGCAAAGATGAATCCGCACACGGTGCACGCGATCGATTGGGGCACCCGGTCCACTGATGACACTTGAGGATGTTCGCCCGGAACCCGGTTCCGACGGCAGCAGATTTGCGGGGTGTCCAAAGTTTGCTTCGCCTCGTCTTGCAAGGAATTAGGTCGCGGCCGAGGGCCATCAGGACGAGGATTGAGTTGTTGGATACAGAAGTTGCAGCGGGGAGTCCAATGCCATTCGAGGAACCGCCGGAGGACGGGATCAACGAGCCGAAATTCACGATCAACGCGTTCATGCGCTATCTGTCGGCGAACGCATCCGGCCGCGAAGCGATCACGTTGCAGCAGAAGTACCCCAGCGCTTACCAGGCGGTCTACTACGACGCTGCGTCGGACGTCCTCAGGCGTTACATCGACTCGGGCATGGGCGATGATGCGATCTTGGACGAGGGGATCGCCGCGATCAGGGCCGCATCGACGGAGGATAAAGGCCCGCACAACATCCGCGCGAACGTCGAGGTGGTCGAGGCTTTCCGCGACCGACGTCCCAAGCTCAGTTTCGGCGGGCTCTCCCCTTCAACCTCTCCGGGACCACAGATGAGCCTGGTCATCGCCGGAGTCGAACTGGTCATCCAACCGGAGATCCTGTTGGAGGGCGTAATCGACGGCGAGATGCGCGGGGGCGCCGTGAAGTTCTACTTCTCGAAAGGCCACCCGCTGACCAGCCCTGCCGCGTCCTATGGCGCGTTACTGCTCCAACGATACTGCGAGGCAAACCTGCCGGACCGGGCGACCGTCCAGAACAGGCAGTGCATCATTTGCGACGTACGCGTCGGGGAAGTCCATCACTCGCCGGAAGCGACCGTACGCCGGGAGCGGGAGATCGAGGCGGCCTGCGCGGAGATCGCGGTCAGGTGGCCAGCGACATCCCCGCCAGGGAGGCCATAGCTCAAACTCCGCTCAGAAGCACGTCTTCAACCCGATTGAGCGGATGTTCTCCATGCTCAAGGCCTGGCTGCGGTCGGCGAAGGCGCGGACGGTCGACGGCCTGATCGGGGCGGTGGGCGACGCCCTGCCGACGTCCTGGGCTGGTTCCGCCATCGCGGATCTCACGCCCAGCGGTCAAGCGATACACCCGACGAGAAACCGCTCTAGAGCCAACGGGGCACGGATGGAGGGGCTCGATGCGCCATGCAGGTCGAGCACTTGAGAGGAGCGGCCCGTCGAATCCCCGCACCTACGGAAATTAGGATTGAATCGCCCGATCTCGGCAGTCCGGACCCAAGGAATGAAGTGTTGAGAGACGAGTCACGGGGCGCTCCGGGCGTCATACATCCGATCGCGTGAGGCGGTCGAATCCTCCGTAGGCGTCGCGCCTGGACGTGCGGTGACGCCCGAGGTACGGGCCGGCCGCCCGGCCGTCGCCGCCGACGTTGGGCGGTCGGAAGTTCTGGCGATTCGAACAGTGCTTCGACACGCGTAGAGGTTCGGCCAGGTCAAGCCGCCGCGGAATCTCTGCACTTCCCCCGACTTTATTCGTTGATCGGCCTGTTCGTTGAGGATCCTCAGTCTCGGCCGCCGAACCGACCAGGGGCCACGGGAAAAAACGGGGGCAGCCCGGCCGCGGCTGGGCACCCGCACTCAGTTCACCGCCCCCGCGTCCGGACGCGGATGTCGCCGTCGGCGAGGATGGCGGCCACGAGGAGGCAGCCGTTGAAGTAGGCCGGGTTCCGCTTGTTCCTCGCGTTCGAGTTCAAGCGCGGCCGCCTCCCGTCTGGGGCCTCGTCGGCGGGCGGAGGACGAATTCCATCCCGGCGCCTCGGCCGGCGTCCGCAGCGCGGCGGCCTCGACGACGGA includes:
- a CDS encoding magnesium transporter CorA family protein, translating into MARDFRVIRDGMAGVPPGMPGLWAVACLGGVSLERGVPIAEIHDYIKEPDNVVWLDVKDPGPSELAMLIDEFGLHPVGLEAESLGRRRPKVDEFKGYALLITCVAVPGDDPKVLRTTELDLCLGRNFVVSIHRGRVPALEEAMARWMHGGPRLREGVGFLVFAVMDALVASFASFLAGIEEDVEEMEIAVFTRSDEESVRTLLQLKRNLAALRHELQSLRTIFEVLLRRDHPFFPEGAEVYLRDVYDHLLRMLDVLEAGRERADAAMDATLAIGSHRLNKTMKSLSLITVAMAVIGSVFGAYGMNFEEMPLARAPWGFWFVAAGTIVLVTTPLLIGWWRRWW
- a CDS encoding response regulator codes for the protein MHVLIADDDPVSRRLLQSYLQKWGYEVTAAKDGAEAWNLFVGGNYPMIITDWMMPELDGAALIRRVRSADRPSYVYTMLVTAKSEKEDLVEGMEAGADDFLTKPFDRDELRVRLRAGERIIRLEEDVREAKVALIETEKLASLGRLAAGVAHEMNNPLAFVVNNLAVLRRDVLDAMRVLDKYREWQSSLARAEPELAAEAARLEEEIDLPYLQGNLPQLFESSAEGLRRVRAIVQNLRDFARLDEAEFKQVDVNAALRSTLEALRHEIYKKAVRVETAFQELQPMLCHAGKINQTFLNILLNAIQASEREGLVEVRTRPDGGAAVLVEIEDHGTGIRPEDLPHIFEPFFTTKPVGAGTGLGLSVSYGIVKDQGGTIEVESDVGRGSLFRVRLPLHPPQADAGSGSMTVQ